The Pseudophaeobacter arcticus DSM 23566 genome includes a region encoding these proteins:
- a CDS encoding integrase core domain-containing protein: MGRETQRSARIHPARQAAAERLHRALQPHRSWRMAGGQYIFETIEEAQDQATEWLWTYNNERPNMGIGGMTPAMKLKTAA; the protein is encoded by the coding sequence GTGGGCCGAGAAACGCAACGTTCGGCTCGAATACATCCAGCCCGGCAAGCCGCAGCAGAACGCTTACATCGAGCGCTACAACCGCACCGTTCGTGGCGAATGGCTGGGGGGCAATACATCTTTGAAACCATCGAGGAGGCACAGGACCAGGCAACCGAATGGCTCTGGACTTACAACAACGAGCGACCCAACATGGGCATCGGTGGGATGACCCCCGCTATGAAACTGAAAACAGCCGCATGA
- a CDS encoding transposase, protein MKNGRYSDAQIMAVLKQAEGGVPVSELCREHGMSSASFYKWRAKFGGMDASLISEMKDMAEENRRLKRMYAEMSMQNDLLKEALGKKR, encoded by the coding sequence ATGAAGAACGGACGATACAGCGACGCACAGATCATGGCCGTGTTGAAGCAGGCAGAGGGTGGCGTGCCGGTCTCTGAGCTGTGCCGCGAGCACGGGATGAGCAGCGCGAGTTTTTACAAATGGCGGGCCAAGTTTGGCGGCATGGACGCGTCTTTGATTTCTGAGATGAAGGATATGGCGGAAGAGAACCGTCGTCTGAAGCGCATGTATGCCGAGATGAGCATGCAAAACGACCTGCTGAAGGAAGCGCTTGGAAAAAAGCGTTAA